In Euphorbia lathyris chromosome 2, ddEupLath1.1, whole genome shotgun sequence, the sequence TGGTATGATATTCACAGATATACAATTGGTTTGCTTGGCCATATATGATTGTTCTTTGAAAGTAATTCTGGGGTTTTGAGTAAacgtgcatgtgaaaattcctgcaGTGTGAAAGGATAGTATTTTAacttgggttaaggtgcaaaaatacccctaagaTTTTGCGTCAggatcaattttacctctaacgtctaaaatggtgcaattacccctaacattggaagccaagagaaattttacccctaacgttaataaattgggtcaatttgagaaataattcatcaaaatgtgttctcggtcatgaatcttgtcatttatacttcatacatgtgtcattttatcagtaacaaatcacaaatatatgttgagatatgaaaaatataaaaaaaaataaaagaaaatatattgtctttttgtacgaattagacaaaaaaaatcaaaaaattcaccaaatttataaatattaaatatgaaattctattattaaattataaaaaacataaaatccttttttagaacgaattgttatgcaattggtgtagaataaggaacaaaaatatctatgttttataatagtgtctgaaatttacccaatttattaacgttagaggtaaaattgctcttggcttccaacgttagggtaaaattgcaccattttagacgttaggggcaaaattgctcctgacccaaaacgttagggatatttttgcaccttaacccttttaaCTTTGAATACAATAGTTTTGGGGTTGATTGGAAGAAAATGTTTTCGGATAGAAAGGAGAAAGATCCATTATGCCCTCTGCAGTACATTACAAGAAACATAGACTTGAGGGTTAATTGAGATTTTAACTAAGCTTCATTAGTACATAATGtttatggggtaaattacacccatggccctTCAAGTTTGCTTTTACTTTCATTATGACCCCTAGACTTTAAAACCGGACATTAAGGCTCCCGAAATCTGCATTTTATTACCATTGACCAAGTCAAAGTGGCCGatgacgatctcaaaatgaaaaatggaaaatgagAACCAAAACATATAATTCTGGGAATCAAACTCACACAGTAaaaggtaattttggtattttaaaatttattaagtaTAATTTGACCATTGATTCAAGTATAAGGACTAAagagttaacaaaaacaaaaactaaagtactatataattatttctaaaaatagaaggactaagtagtgtattaagtaaaaacaCAAACACCTTGTAATTATTTaccttaaattttatataatccAATTTAACAATTGACTTTGACAAATGAATATGTGTGAAAGCTCATtagttttatccaaaaaaaaaaaaaaagctcatTAGCATATGTTGTAGTATAAGGTGTAATTGGAGTCGTTGGCTACCATGCCAGTTCATCTTCAAGAGGAGATTGGTTTATATTTTACAAAGTGACATGAATCAGGTTAGTAACATCAAATAGATCGAATAACCTCAAACAATTGAACACGCTGTAAAGTTTAAAATTTACTATATAAAGCGCTGTATATTAAAGAGTTTATCATTGAATTTTGAAGGTTTCGAAAATCGTGGCGATTAGACGATTCGGATCAAGTCTGTTTATTTTGATGGCATCTCAAATCCTAGAGATATTGCAGAGAACAAACATCAAAACCATCTACAATCTATACaaataaagttaaaattaaaTGTCCAATATTTTCAGACACAAACACTCCAATCTTAAAAAATGTCGGTTTATATAAATTTGTTCTGCTAATCATGGGCGATTAAACAATTCGGATCAAGTCTGTTTGTTTTCATCGCATCAGATCACGAGTTTAAATCCTAGAGATATTGCAGAGAACAAACACCAGACCCATCTACAATCTATACAAATAAAGTTTAAAACTGAAGGTCACCCGAAGCAGATATTGGAAAACCTCAACATTCAGATATTGGAGCAGACATGCAGGCCTCATCCCCCGAAACAGGACCAGGAGCACCCTGTGaaaggaaattatttttttcttaggAAAATATGCAGCATTATATGAGAATATAAAATTTCAAACACATAAACCAAATTGAAAACAATTAGTGAACATACCATATAAGCCGCATATCCATTCCCATACAGAGCAGGAAAACCCTCATGGTTACCATATTTCATCCCGCAATGTCCGCCTTAAATCATAAAATAAATAGATCAGCAACAAATACAGTGGAAAAATCAGAGTATCaaaagataaaatttaataataataatagttatACCTCCTGCAAGGCAGGGTTGAGCATGAGTAATCGCAAGTTCTGCCCGTAGCTTTTCAACTTCACGAGCTATGGAAGCAATGTTCTTCTCCATTTCTTGTCTATGCTGCACCAACTCAATGTATGCTTTCCTTTCATAATCAATAGTATTTCTGAAACACAAAGGTCCCATTTTCGGATTTACTATGATGATTTTTGAAAGTTGTAATGAAAAAAATCTGAGCAAAATGTATTAGACTGAAAATAAGCACTACTATGAAATTAAAAAGCAATCCAAAGACAAACCTAGCATGACTAAGCTCCTGGTGCAAAAGAGGAATCAGTTGATTATGAGCTCGGGATCTTGCAAGATCTTGTTTCAGTGACTGAATTTGCCCAAGTAGCTCTTGCTTCAAACTATTCAATTTCTCAACTTCTACACGATGATTATCAGCAAGGAGCCTGCGGATTTCAACATGCTGCAGTTCTAGTTTATCCTCCAACCTTGCAGGGCGCGGAGGTGGGTGTGGCAAAGGAGGGCTAAGCATAGAAGGTCTCGGAGGTGGGTGTGGCAAAGGAGGGCTAAGCATGGAAGGTCTCGGAGGTGGGTGTGGCAAAGGAGGGTTAAGCATGGAAGGTCTCTCAGGTTGGAATCCACGTCGGTCATTATAGGCTTCACGAGGCATGTGATTTCTGCCTGCCACAACAACAGAATAAGGATATATTATCTTTAGTTTTTAGTAATCCACTCATTTTAACACAATTATGAAATCATGAGAAATATCCAGACTTTCTAAAAACAAAATTAGAATTCATACAGAACTTTGCATTCAAGTCAGGAAAAGGGATGATATCATTTTCTGAAACACTGTAACAGTAATTACACACTGTTCACTTAGTATTTGTTTCAGAAGAAAGCATCATTAATAAGAAACGAACCCCCGAAAGCAGATTAGACAGTGAAACTCAAATTCATATATGGTAAATTTAGCAGTGCTAATCTTCTCTGCTTCTGAATATAGCAGAGATGATTTTCCTCCTAGATTCATACTCAGTTATGCTTTTTATCAAATACTGTATGAGCACAAAACACCCTTAGCATATTCATTCCAACTGCTATTTacgaaaaaaaacaaattcccaagtcatgattataatctctttttctaccTAGGGTTTACAGCCCCACGTGATAAATTAAACCATAAACTTATGGATAATTACATACTGAAAAGCAGATAACAAATCATataaagccaaaaaaaaaaaaaaacacagcaAGATGGAGAATGAGGCAAAAGAGTCGGCAATACTTCCAGTAgaaattttgaaaaagaaaaaggggatTTACCTTCACCGTTGATTAGCTTCAACCGTATAAACCCTAAACAGGGGGGGAATCAAAGTAGAGAAAGATGGGAGAAGATGGGTATCTTTTGCCTTCTGATTTATAGAGCATTCTAAAACTTTAGAGGTTGAAAAGGAAACACGGCTAACTGAGAAAAGGAAACACGGCAAACGAGAGATTGAAAAGGAAATATGGCAAACCGAGAAAATTGGGGGAAAATTGGCGCTAGCTGAGAGAAAAGATTCAAAATTTTAGAAGGAAATTGGGATATTTTGTAATCATTATTTTGTTATAATTTGGTAATAAAAATTTAGGAAAGCTTTTATAATTTTGAAATAAATATTTTGTAGGTACATTGTTTGTATGTCCTCGGTAGTCCGGCGATATGGTTATAACACGTATTATCATTACAATTGCCAATGATATACGTCGTTGGTAATTTATGTCGCCGGTAAGTCGTCGTATTTTCTGCGTATTTTTATTTCAGACTGAACATCCATTTCGTCTTACCGATCATACAATGTTTTAGTTGACCTCTATGATAATCCAATTCAAAGAGTAATTTAATATGTAACCTTCGAGAACCTCATTCAGGTGTGACCACTCGCTTCTCAATCCCACTAATCAAATGTTCGGTGATATCtaaaagtcactcaactttacatgttttaacaCACGtagccactaaactttaactaactcctcaaaatgacccttaacgacctaaaaatgaaaatattcaagaattaaaattgtttagaacaacatttaccatgaaacaatattttttattttgaggccgtcaacaatcgttttgaggcgttgagtggccaaggctattaaaaagtgtaaagttgagtgacttttatgttaaattttgaagtttagtggccataccattaaaaaaaaagcaaagttcagtggccatgggtgcaATTTACAATAGGTACGCGGGAACTTGCTTCGGAGTACACGGAAACTCATGGATGGAGTTCTGGGATTGGTTTTGAGGTTCCTAACCTAATTAGGGAAATATTTATTGCAATTCTACTTTTAAAATAAGATTCCTACTGATTTCCTGATTTGGTTTTAATTAGTATTTCATAATAAGGGCAAATATTTATTAATCACAGaaggatttttttttccttattaGTGAGGCTCAAATAATTATTCCTAATCGCAGAAGGATTTTTTCTACTAATTTGGGAATTGAAAACT encodes:
- the LOC136217546 gene encoding protein FLX-like 3 yields the protein MAIHRLPQPRLMDQIVLVETIHYLHIAIHCLPQHIDIDNFDICCHLREIRKHGGFKSISDSLRQEKKGYEGRNHMPREAYNDRRGFQPERPSMLNPPLPHPPPRPSMLEDKLELQHVEIRRLLADNHRVEVEKLNSLKQELLGQIQSLKQDLARSRAHNQLIPLLHQELSHARNTIDYERKAYIELVQHRQEMEKNIASIAREVEKLRAELAITHAQPCLAGGGHCGMKYGNHEGFPALYGNGYAAYMGAPGPVSGDEACMSAPISEC